cacacacacacacacacacacactgatcccGTTGCTGTCTAATGGCAACAGGGGACATTCTTCagtaggaaaaaatatatatacaatgtAGCCACACCCACTCACTGTACATTTTGTCCTATaactttcatttttggagggTTACAGGGTTGCTTTTTCAAGAAATGAAGTATGAAAGCTCAGAGACAGCAGTGAAACCCTTCAAAAGCATCATGGCTCCTGCACATTCCAGGATGGCAATCTCTGATCTTCTGATTCATATTAGTTCAAAAGGTCATACCACTATAATCTAATTAAACAGGAAAGGGGGCACATTTTCATTGTCAACAACAGCTCCCAGGAATCCGATGGAGAGCAGTAATTTTACTCTCAGGGCTCTAGAGGACAACAAGTAGAGCAGAAGAGCCATTTCAGAGACAATCTCCCTGGGCTCATAGATGAatataaagccttctgcttcattcAGCCGCCGGTGCTCTTGGGAGTCTGTGGGATTGCCTATTTCCTCATTGAGGTAGGTTTTACCAGCATCCATTGCCTATATTTGGGTGTGGGACATCTTATATCAGTTGAGGCATTCAACCTAACATCCATTGGGCTCTATTTCTATAGCATAGTGTGTTGAGAAAGACTGCCACTGTGCAGTGGTCTTATCTGTTTCTGAATTAGCTGCAGCTAGATGTGTCCAACAACAGCAAGATTTAGTTTGGACCCCAATTCAGAACTGTGGGAAAACAACAGACCTCAGTCTGAAGTAGTTGGCGAATCAGTCAGAAAAAATAtaccttttaattattattttagggTAGGAATGGATGAGATTTGCAGGCAAAGTCATCTGCTAAAGAGGGCACAGAACCTGTCAAATTTTAGAATAGCTGTTGTGgttttccctgtagctttacAGTTTGGAGGTTGGTAAAAAATAATCAACCACACCTGGGGTTTTATGAGTAGTTGGTCTGAAAATTACAAACATGTCTAATCTTTttttgtgaaccgtcctgagacctctgtgtatagggcagtatataaattcaataaacgaatgaatgaatgaatgaatgaatctcccACTGAAACGGCCTTTGAAATCCTCAAAGGCAGTCATTGTCCTGAATCTCTTGCCAATCActttcattggatgaccctgagTGCTAGCATTATTATTTACACAACAACATTAGGAACTTGTCTCTGTTCACCATCTCCACAGTATGCATATTTTTATTAACTTTAACCACACCACTCTTCTCTGTTTTCTATGAGGTTCGAACACCttactttttaaaggaaaggtttGCTAATCCCGTGATCATTTTACTGGcattttctgcaccttttccagatCGACAATACCCCTTTTGATACTGTGTGGCCAGAGCAGTAgatagtattccaaatgcagctaCCATTCTAAATTCTTTCTACCATGATCACAAGACGCCATGTCATCATCATAATCAGCAGACCCTTTCCTGTATATGTCAGTTGTTGATATTTTGCCCCATTGTGTGAATCACTTTACATTTGCTTTCATTCGATCTTGTTTTCATTTCTCCCCTTTCATCTAATTTGGAGCTATTGACAAGCTGTTTGATTTTAGGTTGAAAGTAGTTTTTCTGACTCTGGAATATTGAGTGGAGTGCTATGGTTGTGTATGCTTTCAGGCTCTTTTTTGAAATTCACACACTTTTTTGTCACATTCTAAATGCATCTGTTTGGCAGGCGTGGGAAagaaaatactgaactagatggtgctttttgtgttcttattctcTGTGTAGTCTCCTCCCTCATATAATACTAACCTTTTTCAAATTTATaagtttgtgcatgtgtgcattttaACTATGTTTCTATTATTCATTCCCTTTTCATTCAGGTAGCACAAAGTCTATTATGAAACAAAATATGTTGTCTTCAAGCTAGTTCTGTTGTGTGTTAAAACAATGGAGATAAAAAGGACCCCAAGATCCTCCCTTgaatcacacacaaaaacagtagaGGTTTGAGACCACATAATAAAACTAGGGAAGAATATTTCTTCACCAGCACATCAAATAATAAGTCTGATTTCACATTCTTTGCATGTATGTTCCTTTCATTTTCAGAAGACGTTATAAATGTGTAgatggctgaaagaaataacacAATTGTATTTGACTTCATTCTTTTGGGTGTCACAAATCGTAGAGAGCTGCAGCTTCCTCTCTTCATGCTGTTTTCAGTCGTTTACATTATCACCCTTCTGGGGAATCTGGGGATGATCACATTAATCAGGATGGATTCCCAACTCCAcactcccatgtacttcttcctcagcAGCCTGTCCTTTGTAGACCTCTGCTATTCCTCCAATGTCACACCTCGGATGCTGGCCAATTTTGTAGCAGACTATAAAGTCATTTCCTTTACTGGATGTCTGATACAGTGTTATCTCTTCATTGCACTGGTGCTTATGGAGTCCTTCATCCTGGCTGTCATGGCATATGATAGGTATGTTGCCATCTGCAATCCACTGACATATACCACAAAGATGTCCCGGAAGGTTTGCATGTGGCTGGTGGCAATTCCCTCTGCATATGCTTTCCTAGATGCCATGATACAGACCATATTCACTTTCCACTTGACCTTCTGTGGCTCCCATGTCATCAACCACTTTTACTGTGCTGATCCACCTCTCATGAAACTGTCCTGCTCTGACACCCATGTCAAATTGACCCTGATGTTACTTTCTGCCAGTTTCAACCTCATCAGCTCCCTAGCTGTTATTCTGACGTCCTACACCTTCATCCTCTTCACTATTCTGAAAATTCGCAATACCGGAGCGAGGTACAAAGCTTTCTCCACATGTGGCTCCCACCTGACAGCTGTCACCCTTTTCTATGGGACACTCTTTGTCATGTACATCAGACGTCCTTCTAGCGTGTCCCTAGAACAGGGCAAAATAGTCTCTGTGTTCTATGCCGTGGTGATCCCTATGCTGAATCCGTTGATCTACAGCCTAAGGAACAAGGAAGTGAAGGGTGCCCTGAAGAGATTATTGCAGAGGAAAGTGTTATTGCATTAAATGTCTATTCATTCACTAGTTATGAAATGAAATGATCCATGAGGAAGATGTGTCCACCATATGGTGAAGAAGAGGGAATATGAAATTTTACAGCTTATGGTGTTTAATATGTGGTAGATGAGTTCTTGCAACTTGCTGTCTggttttttccttccctccccacttttccaattcagttttggttttttgtttccaTTTCCATAAAATATTGACAGTATGGCCCAAATACGACATAGTATCTCTCACTCATCTTCAGCATCTAATTTTCAGATCCACCAGTTCTTCAAAATTGAAACAGGGTGTTTGGGTGGACATATTGCTTACACACTGCAATGGCACCTAATGGGTAGGTGAGATGCTCTTTGCAGCCTCTTCCGAAACTTCTGACTTACATTTTCACCCTCAAATTGTGAATCTCCtgggaaaaaagagaaacttggAGTCAGCACCAGGTATGGAATCCTTCTTACATCTGCAAAGAAACACCGAAGCCCAAACCTAGCCTGGTGTCTTTTTCTCCATGAGCCCCCAACTTCACGAGACCATCAACTACAATGAAGAAATGAGTATCTTTATCCTATTGGTGTTACCTCTCATTTTGGTTGTATATATACTATTCTTTATTTGGCTCTCCAAGAAATTAAACTTGTGGTGTTAATGTGAGGTGGTATTAATGTTACTATTGGTTTATTGGATTTTACAATGAAAAGAATGCTCCTTATATTCATGTGGATGTAGTGTTTCCCTCTGCCTCATACACAAACCATTTGAAAGCCAGAAAACCATTTGTTTGCACCACAAGTTCCTTAGTCTTTCTGAGGATGCTTGCTTAGGCATGATAGGgtctggagggggagggaatagttGGGGTGGGGAGTTTTGGGGATGTGGAATTTGTTATAGAATACACACATTAGATTTTAGTGATTGCCCTGGGCCTGTGTATCATTATGGGATTCCTCTTTTGTCATGGCTGATGTCTATAGTGTTTCACTGAAGGTACAAGGCTTAGATGATGTAATCAAGCAATGGAGGAACTCTGAGTACATTAGGAGGCAGAAGCCCTTTATTGTTTCTTTCTGCAGGAGACACATGATGCAGCTACAAGCAGTAGCCTCTTATCCTACTCATACCTTAGCAAACATTATATGGCTCCAGGTAATAAGCAGTCCAGGGGTGTTGTGAAAACCATGTCCTAATCTCATGTTTCCCAGttagctaagtactgtggaccccgtatttttcaaaagccaagccacagacccctacttttgaaaattgtgATATctttatggtagtttttgttatgtgaatggtgccacggaccccctgggtgggttacatggACCCCCTGGGTCTGCAGACtaccagttgggaaccactgtccaAATCTTGTAATTTTCAGGACCTACGGGGAAGGGTTCCGTGTGTGGCTGGAATGCTAGGTACCCTCACTCTTATTTGCATTGGTTTAAACACTGGTCCTGTTTTATGAACACAATGGAAATCATTTGTTAGGCAATTGTTTGCATAGCAAGTCAATGATTTTCACTGATTCCTACTGGAAAAATTCTAATGCACTCTTGAGTATGCAATCCGTAGTGCATATAGTGAGGAATGGATACTAATTCATTTTGTTCAGAAAAGTGAATTTTCACATAGCAAGCATTTGTAAAATGGAACCTGAGTGTTACCTTCAAAACTCCCACCCacaccactcacacatgaaaacaaagaccaccacagccaaccacaaatgaacaaccacaccctaggccaaccccaacctctctcaccaccaaaggaacacaagtgaacaacaaagaacctgcacaagcaacgctgacaccaaaccctacatatagtaagtaaaatagtaaCACCgtcacctgaccccaccccc
The nucleotide sequence above comes from Podarcis raffonei isolate rPodRaf1 chromosome 1, rPodRaf1.pri, whole genome shotgun sequence. Encoded proteins:
- the LOC128418818 gene encoding olfactory receptor 1030-like; the encoded protein is MAERNNTIVFDFILLGVTNRRELQLPLFMLFSVVYIITLLGNLGMITLIRMDSQLHTPMYFFLSSLSFVDLCYSSNVTPRMLANFVADYKVISFTGCLIQCYLFIALVLMESFILAVMAYDRYVAICNPLTYTTKMSRKVCMWLVAIPSAYAFLDAMIQTIFTFHLTFCGSHVINHFYCADPPLMKLSCSDTHVKLTLMLLSASFNLISSLAVILTSYTFILFTILKIRNTGARYKAFSTCGSHLTAVTLFYGTLFVMYIRRPSSVSLEQGKIVSVFYAVVIPMLNPLIYSLRNKEVKGALKRLLQRKVLLH